TGCGGGGAAACAGGTCCGGGTCCGGCACAATCAGCGACCGATGGAGAAGCCGGTGACCGCCCGAGGCGGACGTGACGCGTCGGTCCTGGCAGCAGGATCGCTGGGGGGCGGCGTCCTCGCCTACGTCTTCTTCGCGATGGTCACCCGTGCGCTCGGCGCCGACGACGCCGCCCCGGTGGCCGTGCTCTGGGCGTGGTGGAGCTTCGCCGGTGCTGCGCTGACCTTCCCGATCCAGCACTGGATCGCACGACAGTCGGCGCTCGACCACGGCGAGGGTGGGATCCGCCACGGGCTGCCGCGGGTCGCCGCAGCCGTGGCTGCCGTCTCCCTCGCGGCCGGCGGTCTCGCCTGGCTCGCCCGCGACCGGCTCTTCGGCCTCGACGGCGCGTCCTTCCCGCTGCTGGTCGTCGCGGTGGGCGTCGGGTCGGCGCTGATCGGGCTCGTGCGCGGCACCCTCAGTGCCCGGCGGCGCTTCAGCGCCGTGGGCACCGGGCTGGCCGTGGAGAACGCGCTGCGCTGCGCGGCCGCCGCCGTGCTGATGGCCGGTGGGGTGGAGGACCCCGTTGCGTACGGACTCGCGCTCGTGGCCGGGTACGCCGCCGTCCTGATCTGGCCGGCCGCGCTGGTCCCGCGCCGGGGGAACGCCGGCGCTGCCGGTCCGTCGCTCGCCTTCGTGTCGGCCGCCTCCGCCGGCCAGCTGCTCGCCCAGGTGACACTCACCGGCGGACCGGTGCTGCTGGCGGCCGTCGGGGGAGCTCCGGCCGAGGTGACGGCGCTCTTCGCCGGCCTCGCGCTCTTCCGGGCGCCCTACACCCTCGGGCTCGGGCTCGTCTCGGCCCTCACCGGCCGACTCACCCGGCTCGTCGTCGCCCGGCGCCGTGCGACGCTGCGGCGGGTGCGGCACGGCGTCGTGGCGGCCACGGTCGTGCTCGGGCTCCTGGGCGGCCTGGGGGCCGCCTGGCTCGGGCCGGACCTGATGGAGCTGGTCTTCGGGGAGGGGGTACGACTGGAGCCGGGTGCCACCGCCGTCATCGCCGTCGGCAGCGTCTTCGCCCTCGCCAACCTCGTCTGGACCATCGGCACCCTGGCCCGTGGTCGCCCGGTCGCCGCCGCCTGGGTGTGGCTCGTCGCGGCCCCGGCCGGCCCCGCGGCCTTCCTGCTGCGGGGCGGGAGCGCCCTCGACGACACGGCCGCCACCTTCCTCGCGGTCGAGGCCACCGCGTGGGTGGCCTTCGTGGTGCTGGACGTGCGCTCAGACCGGCTTCTCGGCGGCCAGGAAGATCGATGACCCGAACGGCAGGTCGCGCCGCCTGAGCACCCACTGCTCGACCCGGCTCGCGCCGAGCATCAGCCGCTCGACGGTGGGGGAGGGCTGCGGCAGGCCGTCGTCCGCCGGCGCGGAGCGACGCACCCGTCGCAGCAGCCGTTCGACCGCGAACAGCGGGAACACCCCGGCGAACCCGTGCGTGCAGCGGCGTACGTCGAAACCGGCTGCCTCGACGGCCGCCAGCAACCGCGGCTGGGTGTAGCGACGGTGGTGGCCGGCCCGGACGTCGTGGTCGGTCCAGGCCCACTGGTAGGCCGGGACGGAGAGCAGCAGCCGACCGCCAGGACGCAGCACCCGCGCGAGCTCTGAGACCGCGCGGGCCTCGGGCTCGCAGTGCTCGATCACGTCGAAGGCGGCCACCACGTCGAACGTGGCCTCCGGGAAGGGCAGGTCGAGCGCGGAGGCCCGGACACCCTGGCCGGGGACGAGGCCGCGGGGGTCGAGGTCGACGGAGACGTGCTGCTCCGCCCCGTGCATCCAGGTCACGCTCGGCCCGTCGGCGCTGCCGACGTCGAGGAGCCGGCCCGGGTTGCCGAGGTGGTCGCCCAGGGCGGCGTGGAGCAGCTCGGCACGGGCGCGGTACCACCAGTAGTCGGGCTGCTCGATCGAGGCCGACCCCTGGCGCTGCTGGG
This genomic interval from Nocardioides euryhalodurans contains the following:
- a CDS encoding class I SAM-dependent methyltransferase, whose product is MTQQRQGSASIEQPDYWWYRARAELLHAALGDHLGNPGRLLDVGSADGPSVTWMHGAEQHVSVDLDPRGLVPGQGVRASALDLPFPEATFDVVAAFDVIEHCEPEARAVSELARVLRPGGRLLLSVPAYQWAWTDHDVRAGHHRRYTQPRLLAAVEAAGFDVRRCTHGFAGVFPLFAVERLLRRVRRSAPADDGLPQPSPTVERLMLGASRVEQWVLRRRDLPFGSSIFLAAEKPV